One genomic window of Nicotiana sylvestris chromosome 10, ASM39365v2, whole genome shotgun sequence includes the following:
- the LOC104225270 gene encoding protein neprosin-like, with amino-acid sequence MDLLEQNNWCFLHHYTRRQCHYCTQQIQTDLEEELQEEETRNCSNSTRVVMASSCSKISPIISIFVFFLFFIFSVCPVLSLEIENFNLANQTFKPGDELQKMKMIKSHLMKINKPSLKTIQSPDGDIIDCVLSHQQPAFDHPHLKGQKPLEPPERPKGHNSNSMEFENFQLWRLSGETCPEGTIPVRRTKEQDILRASSIRRFGRKIRRPIRRDTTNNGHEHAVGYVTGEQYYGAKASINVWAPKVTNQYEFSLSQMWVISGSFGDDLNTIEAGWQVSPELYGDNYPRFFTYWTSDAYQATGCYNLLCSGFVQTNNKIAIGAAISPTSSYNGGQYDISILIWKDPKHGHWWLEFGSGVLVGYWPSFLFTHLRGSASMIQFGGEIVNSKGGNGFHTSTQMGSGHFAGEGFGKASYFRNLQVVDWDNSLIPLSNLKVLADHPNCYDIQGGINRVWGNYFYYGGPGRNQRCP; translated from the exons ATGGATTTGCTGGAACAAAATAATTGGTGTTTTCTTCATCATTACACAAGAAGACAATGCCACTATTGTACACAACAAATACAGACGGATTTAGAGGAAGAATTAcaagaagaagaaacaagaaaTTGTTCCAATTCCACAAGAGTTGTTATGGCTTCTAGCTGTTCCAAAATTTCACCAATCATttccatttttgttttctttctcttctttatcTTCTCTGTTTGTCCTGTTTTGTCACTAGAAATAGAAAACTTCAACTTAGCCAACCAAACTTTTAAGCCAGGTGATGAACTTCAGAAGATGAAAATGATTAAATCTCATCTCATGAAAATCAATAAACCTTCCCTCAAGACAATTCAG AGTCCTGATGGAGATATTATAGATTGTGTATTATCTCATCAACAACCAGCTTTTGATCATCCTCATTTGAAGGGCCAAAAACCTTTG GAACCACCTGAGAGGCCAAAAGGGCACAACTCGAATTCCATGGAATTCGAAAATTTCCAACTCTGGAGATTGTCTGGAGAAACATGTCCAGAAGGAACAATTCCAGTACGAAGAACAAAAGAACAAGACATTCTAAGAGCTAGTTCCATTCGAAGATTTGGTCGAAAAATTAGAAGACCGATTCGTAGAGACACTACTAATAATGGCCATGAG CATGCAGTAGGATATGTAACTGGAGAGCAGTATTATGGTGCAAAAGCAAGTATAAATGTGTGGGCACCTAAAGTTACCAACCAATACGAATTCAGTTTATCACAAATGTGGGTTATTTCTGGTTCATTTGGTGATGATCTCAACACCATTGAAGCTGGTTGGCAG GTAAGCCCAGAGCTATATGGGGACAATTACCCACGGTTCTTCACCTACTGGACT AGCGATGCATATCAAGCTACAGGATGTTACAATTTGTTGTGTTCAGGATTTGTTCAGACCAATAATAAAATAGCAATTGGGGCAGCAATTTCTCCAACATCCTCTTATAATGGTGGACAATATGATATCAGCATCTTGATTTGGAAG gaTCCGAAGCATGGACATTGGTGGCTGGAATTTGGATCAGGAGTATTGGTAGGATATTGGCCATCATTTTTATTTACACATCTTAGGGGTTCAGCAAGTATGATACAATTTGGAGGTGAAATAGTGAATAGTAAAGGAGGCAATGGATTTCACACATCCACACAAATGGGAAGTGGTCATTTTGCTGGTGAAGGTTTTGGAAAAGCTTCTTATTTTCGGAATTTACAAGTCGTCGATTGGGACAATAGTTTAATACCATTGTCTAATCTCAAAGTCTTGGCTGATCATCCTAATTGTTATGATATTCAAGGTGGGATTAATCGTGTTTGGGgtaattatttttattatggaGGACCTGGAAGAAACCAACGTTGTCCTTAA